One region of Bradyrhizobium betae genomic DNA includes:
- the purF gene encoding amidophosphoribosyltransferase, giving the protein MRHPDQDAQLDLDLNRPSGPAAIELQDDLEGDTLREECGVFGIYGHPDAAAITALGLHALQHRGQEAAGIVSYDGSRFHSERRLGLVGDTFSRREVIDRLPGTMAVGHVRYSTTGATILRNVQPLFAELNAGGLAVAHNGNLTNGLTLRRELVKSGAMMQSTTDTEVILHLVARSRRSRFIERYIDALREIEGAYALVSLTNKKLVGARDPRGIRPLVLGDLDGCPILTSETCALDIIGARFVRDIEPGEVIVFDDNGQDIHKPFPPMAPRPCIFEYIYFSRPDSIVHGRSVYEVRKAFGAQLARESHVPVDVVVPVPDSGVPAAVGYSQHSGVPFELGIIRNHYVGRTFIQPTQAIRESGVRMKHSANRAAIEGKRIILIDDSLVRGTTSKKIVRMMRDAGAKEVHFRLASPPILYPDYYGIDLPDRGGLLAATHSLEEMREIIGADSLAFLSIDGMYRAMGEPGRDPANPKFSDHCFTGAYPTHLTDQTQTEQQPRQLSLLAEAS; this is encoded by the coding sequence ATGCGACACCCTGACCAGGACGCCCAGCTTGATCTCGACTTGAACCGGCCCTCTGGCCCAGCCGCGATCGAGCTACAGGACGACCTGGAGGGGGATACGCTGCGCGAGGAATGCGGCGTCTTCGGCATCTACGGCCACCCCGACGCAGCCGCCATCACCGCCCTCGGCCTCCACGCTCTTCAGCACCGCGGCCAGGAAGCGGCCGGCATCGTCTCCTACGACGGCTCCCGCTTTCATTCCGAACGTCGCCTCGGCCTCGTCGGCGACACCTTTTCCCGCCGCGAGGTGATCGACCGCTTGCCCGGCACCATGGCGGTCGGCCATGTCCGCTATTCCACCACCGGCGCGACCATCCTGCGCAACGTGCAGCCGCTGTTCGCCGAGCTCAATGCCGGCGGCCTCGCGGTCGCCCACAACGGCAACCTCACCAACGGCCTGACGCTGCGCCGCGAGCTCGTGAAGAGCGGCGCGATGATGCAGTCGACCACCGACACCGAGGTGATCCTGCACCTGGTCGCGCGCTCCAGGCGCAGCCGCTTCATCGAGCGCTACATCGACGCCCTGCGCGAGATCGAAGGCGCCTACGCGCTGGTTTCACTCACCAACAAGAAGCTGGTCGGCGCGCGCGATCCGCGCGGCATCCGTCCGCTGGTGCTCGGCGACCTCGACGGCTGCCCGATCCTGACCTCCGAGACCTGCGCGCTCGACATCATCGGCGCGCGCTTCGTCCGCGACATCGAGCCCGGCGAGGTCATCGTGTTCGACGACAACGGCCAGGACATCCACAAGCCGTTCCCGCCGATGGCGCCGCGTCCCTGCATCTTCGAATACATCTATTTCTCGCGGCCGGATTCCATCGTTCACGGCCGCTCGGTCTACGAGGTGCGCAAGGCCTTCGGCGCGCAGCTCGCCCGCGAGAGCCATGTCCCGGTCGACGTCGTGGTGCCGGTGCCGGATTCCGGCGTGCCCGCCGCGGTCGGCTACAGCCAGCATTCCGGCGTGCCGTTCGAACTCGGCATCATCCGCAACCACTATGTCGGCCGCACCTTCATCCAGCCGACGCAGGCGATCCGCGAATCCGGCGTGCGCATGAAGCATTCGGCGAACCGCGCAGCGATCGAAGGCAAGCGCATCATCCTGATCGACGACTCGCTGGTGCGCGGCACCACCTCGAAGAAGATCGTGCGCATGATGCGCGATGCGGGCGCCAAGGAAGTGCATTTCCGTCTCGCCTCGCCGCCGATCCTCTATCCCGACTATTACGGCATCGACCTGCCCGATCGCGGCGGTCTTCTCGCGGCCACGCACTCGCTGGAAGAGATGCGCGAGATCATCGGCGCCGACTCGCTCGCCTTCCTGTCGATCGACGGTATGTACCGCGCCATGGGCGAACCCGGCCGCGACCCCGCCAATCCGAAGTTCTCGGACCACTGCTTCACCGGGGCGTATCCGACCCACCTCACCGACCAGACCCAGACTGAGCAGCAACCGCGGCAGCTGTCGCTGCTGGCGGAGGCGAGCTGA
- a CDS encoding SDR family NAD(P)-dependent oxidoreductase: protein MTKPLADRIALVTGASRGIGYATAIALAKAGAHIVATARTQGGLEELDDEIRKEGGSATLVPLNLTDSDGIARLGAGLHERYGKLDILVGNAGVLGPSSPIGHIELKAFTDVMAVNVTANFQLIRCMEPLLRQSDAGRAVFITSGAANKATAYVSPYAASKAALETLARAWAQETANTPLRVNLFNPGPIRTRMRATLMPGEDPATLETPEQVAEFIVPMCAPEWTETGKFYDYKTRSLMSFRSPA, encoded by the coding sequence ATGACAAAACCCCTCGCCGACCGCATCGCTCTCGTCACCGGCGCCTCGCGCGGCATCGGCTATGCCACCGCCATCGCCTTGGCGAAGGCGGGCGCGCATATCGTTGCGACGGCACGCACGCAGGGCGGGCTGGAAGAGCTCGACGACGAGATCCGCAAGGAAGGCGGCAGCGCCACGCTGGTGCCGCTGAACCTCACCGATTCCGACGGCATCGCCCGACTCGGTGCCGGCCTGCATGAGCGCTACGGCAAGCTCGACATCCTCGTCGGCAACGCCGGCGTGCTCGGCCCCTCCTCGCCGATCGGTCATATCGAGCTGAAAGCCTTCACCGACGTGATGGCGGTGAACGTCACCGCGAACTTCCAGCTGATCCGCTGCATGGAGCCGCTGCTCAGGCAATCCGACGCCGGCCGCGCCGTCTTCATCACCTCCGGCGCCGCCAACAAGGCCACCGCCTATGTCAGCCCCTACGCCGCCTCCAAGGCCGCGCTGGAAACGCTGGCGCGCGCCTGGGCGCAGGAAACCGCGAACACGCCTCTCCGCGTCAACCTGTTCAACCCCGGCCCGATCCGCACCCGCATGCGCGCAACCCTGATGCCGGGCGAAGATCCCGCGACGCTGGAGACGCCCGAGCAGGTCGCCGAGTTCATCGTCCCGATGTGCGCGCCCGAGTGGACCGAGACCGGCAAGTTCTACGACTACAAGACCCGCAGCCTGATGAGCTTCCGCTCCCCGGCCTGA
- a CDS encoding ABC transporter substrate-binding protein codes for MTTTFARRSAALLACAAFGFATSAYAQDKTVTIGVLNDMSSLYADIGGPGAVVAVKMAVEDSGLLAKGWKIDVISGDHQNKPDVGVNIARQWIDTQKVDVIADTPNSGVALAVSNVVKEKNAVLLNNGGASADLTGKACNANTISFTYDTYMLANGTGKALTKAGGDSWFFLTADYAFGAALERDTSAVVTANGGKVLGGVKHPLNTSDFSSFLLQAQNSKAKIIGLANAGGDTTNSIKQAAEFGIVEGGQKLAALLLFINDVHSLGLKTAHGLTFTESFYWDLNEGTRAFSKRFQEKVANKAMPSMTQAGNYAAILHYLKALDALGGNPHDGAKVVAKMKELPTDDPLFGKGPLREDGRRIIPAYLFEVKKPEESKGPWDYYKLVATISAEDAAKPLKDSECPLVKK; via the coding sequence ATGACGACGACGTTCGCGCGCCGCTCTGCGGCCCTTCTGGCCTGTGCCGCTTTCGGTTTTGCCACATCCGCCTACGCTCAGGACAAGACCGTCACGATCGGCGTGCTCAATGACATGTCCAGCCTCTACGCCGACATCGGCGGTCCCGGCGCCGTTGTGGCGGTCAAGATGGCGGTTGAGGATTCCGGCCTCCTCGCCAAGGGCTGGAAAATCGACGTCATCAGCGGCGACCACCAGAACAAGCCTGACGTCGGCGTCAACATCGCGCGGCAATGGATCGACACCCAGAAAGTCGATGTGATCGCCGACACGCCGAACTCCGGTGTCGCGCTCGCCGTCAGCAACGTCGTCAAGGAAAAGAACGCGGTCCTGCTCAACAATGGCGGCGCCAGCGCCGACCTCACCGGCAAGGCCTGCAACGCCAACACCATCTCTTTCACCTACGACACCTACATGCTCGCCAACGGCACCGGCAAGGCGCTGACCAAGGCCGGCGGCGACAGTTGGTTCTTCCTGACCGCTGACTATGCCTTCGGTGCCGCGCTCGAGCGCGACACCAGCGCGGTCGTTACCGCGAACGGCGGCAAGGTGCTCGGCGGCGTCAAGCATCCGCTCAACACGTCGGACTTCTCGTCCTTCCTGCTGCAGGCACAGAACTCGAAGGCGAAGATCATCGGGCTTGCCAATGCCGGCGGCGACACCACCAACTCGATCAAGCAGGCGGCCGAGTTCGGCATCGTCGAGGGCGGCCAGAAGCTCGCCGCGCTTCTGCTGTTCATCAACGACGTCCACTCGCTCGGGCTGAAGACCGCACACGGCCTGACCTTCACCGAATCCTTCTACTGGGACCTCAACGAGGGCACGCGTGCATTCTCGAAGCGCTTCCAGGAAAAAGTGGCTAACAAGGCGATGCCGTCAATGACGCAGGCCGGTAACTATGCAGCCATTCTGCATTACCTGAAGGCACTCGATGCCCTCGGCGGCAATCCGCATGACGGCGCCAAGGTCGTCGCCAAGATGAAGGAGCTTCCGACCGACGATCCGCTGTTCGGAAAGGGCCCGCTGCGTGAGGACGGCCGCCGTATCATTCCGGCCTATCTGTTCGAGGTGAAGAAGCCTGAGGAATCGAAGGGCCCGTGGGACTATTACAAGCTGGTCGCGACCATCTCGGCGGAAGATGCGGCCAAGCCGCTCAAGGACAGCGAGTGCCCGCTGGTGAAGAAATAA
- the der gene encoding ribosome biogenesis GTPase Der produces MSFTIAIIGRPNVGKSTLFNRLVGQKLALVDDLPGVTRDRREGEARLGDLEFTIIDTAGLDEGAKGSLTARMQEQTEAAIAQADALFFVIDARIGLTPTDRAFADFARKANKPVLLVANKSEGKHGDAGAMEAFALGLGDPIQISAEHGEGMGELYDALRELMPEPVEEDEAEDDEPLTEEEAATRPIRVAIVGRPNAGKSTFINHLLGEERLLTSPEAGTTRDSIAVEINWKGREFRVFDTAGLRRRSRIEEKLEKLSVADALRAVRFAEVVVMMMDAQNRFEEQDLRIADLIEREGRAVVLAVNKWDLMESKGGGAISNLRRDADHLLPQVKGVPIVAVSGLMGEGIDRLMQAIQDAYAVWNRRVSTAALNRWFEEAVQANPPPAVSGRRLKLNYITQTKARPPSFVLFCSRADAVPQSYLRYLTNSMREAFELPGTPLRITLREKANPFAHKRKRPS; encoded by the coding sequence ATGTCCTTCACGATTGCCATTATCGGCCGACCCAACGTCGGCAAGTCGACGCTGTTCAACCGCCTGGTTGGGCAGAAGCTCGCGCTTGTCGATGACCTGCCCGGCGTCACCCGCGATCGCCGCGAGGGCGAGGCCAGGCTCGGCGACCTCGAATTCACCATCATCGACACCGCCGGCCTCGACGAGGGCGCCAAGGGCTCGCTGACCGCGCGCATGCAGGAGCAGACGGAGGCCGCGATCGCGCAGGCCGACGCGCTGTTCTTCGTGATCGATGCCCGCATCGGCCTGACGCCCACCGATCGCGCCTTCGCCGATTTCGCCCGCAAGGCCAACAAGCCGGTGCTGCTGGTCGCAAACAAGAGCGAAGGCAAGCACGGCGATGCCGGTGCGATGGAGGCCTTCGCGCTTGGCCTTGGCGATCCCATCCAGATCTCGGCCGAGCATGGCGAGGGCATGGGCGAGCTCTACGATGCGCTCCGCGAGCTGATGCCGGAGCCCGTCGAGGAAGACGAAGCCGAGGACGACGAACCGCTCACCGAGGAAGAGGCGGCGACGCGTCCGATCCGGGTCGCCATCGTCGGCCGGCCCAATGCCGGCAAGTCGACATTCATCAATCATCTGCTCGGCGAAGAGCGCCTGCTGACGAGCCCGGAGGCTGGCACGACGCGCGATTCCATCGCGGTCGAGATCAACTGGAAGGGCCGCGAATTTCGCGTGTTCGATACCGCAGGCCTGCGCCGGCGCTCGCGCATCGAGGAGAAGCTGGAAAAGCTCTCGGTCGCGGACGCGCTACGTGCGGTGCGTTTTGCCGAAGTCGTCGTGATGATGATGGACGCACAGAACCGCTTCGAGGAGCAGGATCTGCGCATCGCCGATCTGATCGAGCGTGAGGGCCGGGCGGTCGTGCTCGCCGTCAACAAATGGGACCTGATGGAAAGCAAGGGCGGCGGCGCCATCTCCAATTTGCGCCGGGATGCCGATCACTTGCTGCCGCAGGTCAAGGGTGTGCCGATCGTCGCGGTCTCGGGCCTGATGGGCGAGGGCATCGACCGCCTGATGCAGGCAATCCAGGATGCCTACGCGGTTTGGAACCGGCGCGTCTCGACCGCGGCATTGAACCGCTGGTTCGAGGAAGCGGTCCAGGCCAATCCGCCGCCCGCGGTGTCCGGCCGCCGCCTGAAGCTGAACTACATCACGCAGACCAAGGCACGCCCGCCGAGCTTTGTGCTGTTCTGCTCGCGCGCGGACGCGGTGCCGCAATCGTACTTGCGCTATCTCACCAATTCGATGCGGGAGGCGTTCGAGCTGCCGGGCACGCCGCTGCGGATCACCTTGCGCGAGAAGGCCAACCCCTTCGCCCACAAGCGCAAGCGGCCGTCGTAG
- a CDS encoding tetratricopeptide repeat protein, whose translation MSELFDEVDEEVRREQLKKLWDKYSLLFIALMVLVVAAVGGWRGYQYLEGKKAAEAGAAFEKAAELSDQDKHAEAEAAFAELATKAPSGYRTLARLRAAAEAAARDPKAAAKMYDDIAADRGVGGEWQDLARIRAAGLLVDSASYADMQQRLEASAAPKSTFRHTAREMLALSAWRNNDSTAARKWLDAIADDGETPPGLRSRAEALQALLPPVAKS comes from the coding sequence GTGTCTGAATTATTTGACGAAGTCGACGAGGAAGTACGTCGCGAACAGCTCAAGAAGCTGTGGGATAAGTATTCCCTCTTGTTCATCGCCCTGATGGTGCTGGTCGTGGCCGCCGTCGGCGGCTGGCGCGGCTACCAATATCTGGAGGGCAAGAAGGCCGCCGAGGCCGGCGCCGCCTTCGAGAAGGCCGCCGAGCTGTCCGACCAGGACAAGCATGCGGAGGCCGAGGCCGCCTTTGCCGAGCTCGCCACCAAGGCGCCCTCGGGCTATCGCACTCTGGCGCGGCTGCGTGCTGCGGCCGAGGCGGCGGCTCGCGATCCCAAGGCCGCGGCCAAGATGTATGACGACATTGCCGCCGACCGCGGCGTCGGCGGTGAGTGGCAGGATCTGGCGAGGATCCGTGCCGCCGGCTTGCTGGTCGACAGCGCGTCCTATGCCGACATGCAGCAGCGGCTGGAGGCCTCCGCCGCGCCCAAATCGACGTTCCGCCACACCGCGCGCGAGATGCTGGCGCTGTCGGCCTGGCGCAACAACGACTCCACCGCGGCCCGTAAGTGGCTCGACGCGATCGCCGATGACGGCGAAACGCCGCCGGGCCTGCGCTCGCGTGCCGAGGCGCTCCAGGCCCTGCTGCCGCCCGTCGCCAAGAGCTGA
- a CDS encoding class I adenylate-forming enzyme family protein: MDWSHSPIPPMRLEARFGDRVVPAFCDRPISLWAMIADACARNVDGEALIAGNVRLSWRQAVEQATRIAAGFRKLGLQRGDRVAILLGNRIEFPLLLFAAAHEGLVTVLLGTRQQKPEIAYVLADCGARILIHEAALAERLPDALDVPDVTHRIAIDDDPALSRFAAFADNPPAPAPVEVGEEDTAMILYTSGTTGRPKGAMLAHCNIVHSSMVFVSCLQLTQADRSIAAVPLGHVTGVVANITTMVRCGGALIIMPEFKAAEYLKLAARERVTYTVMVPAMYNLCLLQPDFDNYDLSSWRIGGFGGAPMPVATIEKLKATIPGLKLANCYGSTETTSPSTIMPGELTASHIDSVGLPCPGARIVAMGTDGRELPHGEIGELWIQSASVIKGYWNNPKATAESFTGGFWRSGDLGSVDAEGFVRVFDRQKDMINRGGLKIYSAEVESVLAGHPAVIESAIVAKACPVLGERVHAVVVTRGPVAGEALRAWCAERLSDYKVPETMTITADPLPRNANGKVLKRQLRELLGA, from the coding sequence ATGGACTGGTCGCACTCTCCGATTCCGCCGATGCGACTCGAGGCGCGCTTTGGCGATCGGGTGGTGCCGGCCTTCTGCGACCGGCCGATAAGCTTGTGGGCAATGATTGCGGACGCGTGCGCCCGCAATGTTGACGGCGAGGCGTTGATCGCAGGCAATGTTCGCCTGAGCTGGCGACAGGCGGTGGAGCAGGCCACGCGGATCGCTGCGGGCTTTCGCAAGCTGGGACTCCAGCGCGGCGACCGTGTCGCGATCCTGCTCGGCAACCGCATCGAATTTCCGCTGCTGTTGTTCGCCGCCGCGCATGAAGGGTTGGTCACGGTGCTGCTCGGCACGCGCCAGCAGAAGCCGGAGATCGCCTATGTGCTCGCCGATTGCGGCGCCAGGATCCTGATCCACGAGGCCGCGCTCGCGGAACGCCTGCCCGACGCGCTGGATGTGCCCGATGTGACCCACCGCATCGCCATCGACGATGATCCGGCTCTCTCGCGCTTTGCCGCCTTCGCTGACAATCCACCGGCACCGGCGCCGGTCGAGGTCGGCGAAGAGGACACTGCGATGATCCTCTACACCTCGGGTACGACCGGGAGGCCGAAGGGCGCGATGCTCGCCCATTGCAACATCGTGCATTCCTCGATGGTGTTCGTGTCCTGCCTGCAACTGACGCAAGCCGATCGGTCGATCGCGGCGGTGCCGCTCGGTCATGTCACCGGCGTCGTCGCCAACATCACGACGATGGTCCGCTGCGGCGGTGCGCTGATCATCATGCCGGAGTTCAAGGCCGCCGAATATCTCAAGCTCGCCGCGCGTGAACGCGTGACCTACACGGTGATGGTTCCGGCGATGTACAATCTCTGCCTGCTCCAGCCCGACTTCGACAACTACGATCTGTCGAGTTGGCGCATCGGCGGCTTCGGCGGCGCGCCGATGCCGGTCGCGACCATCGAGAAGCTCAAGGCCACGATTCCCGGTCTGAAGCTCGCGAATTGCTACGGCTCGACCGAGACGACATCGCCCTCGACGATCATGCCGGGCGAATTGACGGCGAGCCACATCGACAGCGTCGGTCTGCCGTGTCCGGGCGCGCGCATCGTCGCGATGGGGACGGACGGGCGCGAGCTGCCCCACGGCGAGATCGGCGAGCTCTGGATCCAGAGCGCCTCCGTCATCAAGGGCTATTGGAACAACCCGAAGGCCACGGCCGAGAGCTTCACCGGCGGATTCTGGCGCTCCGGCGATCTCGGCTCGGTCGATGCCGAGGGATTCGTCCGCGTGTTCGACCGGCAGAAGGACATGATCAACCGCGGCGGCCTGAAGATCTATTCCGCCGAGGTCGAATCCGTGCTCGCCGGCCATCCCGCCGTGATCGAGAGCGCGATCGTCGCCAAGGCCTGTCCGGTGCTGGGCGAGCGCGTCCATGCCGTGGTGGTGACGCGCGGGCCGGTGGCCGGCGAAGCCCTGCGGGCCTGGTGCGCCGAGCGGCTGTCCGACTACAAGGTCCCCGAAACGATGACGATCACGGCCGATCCATTGCCGCGCAACGCCAATGGCAAGGTGCTGAAGCGGCAGTTGCGGGAGCTGCTGGGAGCCTGA
- a CDS encoding NnrU family protein: MGLLIMILGLVLFFAPHIFTTKRDARAQAIARLGEGTYKILYAVVSLAGLALIIWGFANYRATGWIDVWYPPKAMKHITVALMLPAVILVVASYLRGRIYATLKHPMLAGIKLWAAAHLLANGDLGSIILFGSFLGWAVYDRISLKHRTDGGGPPIPVGGVTNDLIAVAVGVVAYLALAFAFHPVVIGVPVMGG, from the coding sequence GTGGGTCTGCTGATCATGATCCTGGGGCTGGTGCTGTTTTTTGCGCCCCATATTTTCACGACGAAACGTGACGCGCGAGCTCAGGCCATCGCGCGGCTGGGTGAGGGGACTTACAAGATCCTCTATGCGGTGGTGTCGCTCGCCGGTCTGGCACTCATTATCTGGGGCTTTGCCAATTATCGCGCGACCGGCTGGATCGACGTCTGGTATCCGCCGAAGGCGATGAAGCACATCACGGTCGCGCTGATGCTCCCCGCCGTCATCCTGGTGGTCGCCTCCTATCTGCGTGGCCGTATCTACGCGACGTTGAAGCATCCGATGCTGGCCGGCATCAAGCTGTGGGCTGCCGCGCATCTGCTCGCCAACGGCGATCTCGGCTCCATCATCCTGTTCGGATCCTTCCTGGGCTGGGCGGTCTATGACCGCATCTCGCTAAAGCATCGCACCGACGGCGGCGGCCCGCCGATCCCCGTGGGTGGCGTCACCAACGACCTGATCGCGGTCGCGGTCGGCGTCGTCGCCTATCTGGCGCTGGCGTTCGCGTTCCATCCGGTCGTGATCGGTGTTCCCGTGATGGGTGGCTAG